GCGCGGCAAGGAAGTGACGGCGCATCCAGGTTACAGCGGCATCATCATGACCCACGTCCTCGCGCTGGTGAAGCAGTTCGGCTGGGAATACTTCCAGGAGCTCGCCAAGAACAAGGTCCACATCACCCAGTCGGCGAACGATCCCGCCGGCGTGGTCGCCTCGGGAGAAAGGCCGGTCGGCGTCAACGGCGCCGAATATTTTTATTACAAGACGCTCAAGCAGGGTAACCCCTTAAAGATCGTCTATCCGAAGGAAGGCGTCCCCCTCGTGGTCTCGCCGACGGCGATCGCCGCGGCGGCGCCGCACCCGAACGCGGCCAAGCTGTTTACCGAATATATCCTGACCAAAGAAAGCCAGCAGGTGCTCGCCGACAAAGAAGGACTGTACACCGGTCACCCAGAAGTCACCTATCCCAAGGACAAGCCCTTGCTTAAAGACCTAAAGCTACTCACAGTCGACGCTGATGAGCTGCAAAAAAGAAACGAAGAAATAAAAAAGAGATTCACTGAGTTCTTCGGCGCGTAAAAAACGAAGCCGGGTCAATGCCTGTTTCTGAAACAACGACGGCAGAGACAATTCGGGAGGAGCGCGGCTTTAGCCTTCGAGGTTTCGATCCCACCCTGCCTGTCTGGATCGGGGCGGCGCTCTTCGTCGTCTTCTTGATGCTGATGCCGCTGGGCTCGATCTTTGTAACGAGCCTCTACAACGAATCCGGCCTGTCGCTCCGGAACTATCTCGACGTATTCACCGAGCCGGCCTACCTCAAGGCGATATGGAACACGCTCGTCATCTCGTTTTGGGTCGGGATGATCGCGGTCCTGATCGGCGCGCTGCTCGGCTGGCTTGTGACGCGGACCGATCTTCCCTTCAAACGGTCGGTTCGCGCGCTCGTCATGGCTTCCTTCGTGACGCCGCCCTTTCTCGGCGCGTTCGCCTGGACCTTGCTCGCCGGTCCCAACGCCGGGCTCCTCAACAACTGGTACCGCTCGCTGACGGGCACTGAAGGCGCCCTCTTCAACATCTTCACCATGGAGGGCCTGATCTTCGTCATGGCCATCTACAGCTTCCCCTACGTCTTTTCGATGATCGCCAACGTTTGCGAGCTGATATCTTCGGACTTGGAGGACGCGGCGAATATTCTCGGCGCGAACAAGTGGAAGATCGCTTTGACGATCACCCTGCCGCTCACGGCGCCGGCGCTGCTCGGCGGCTTTATCGTCGCGTTCCTGCATTCCCTATCTCTGTTCGGCGCGCCCGCCATCCTCGGGCTGCCGGCGGGCATCCACACGATCACGACGCAGATCTGGGCGTTCTTCCAGTACCCGCCGAGGCTCGATCTGGCGGCGGCGTTCTCCGTGCCGCTGCTGCTCGCGACCGTCGGCTTCATCGCCCTGCAAAAAAAGATGCTCGGCCGCAAGGGCTACAGCACCGTCGGCGGCAAGGGCGGACAGAAGCGGCTGCTGCGGCTGGGAAAGCTGCGCTACCCGGCGCTTCTTCTCGTGCTCGTCGTTCTCTCCTTCTCGGTCTTCCTCCCCTACTGGATTCTTCTGAAAGCCGCGCTGTCCAAGGCGTGGGCGATGCCGCTCACACTGGATAATTTCACCTGGGGAAATTTTTCCTTCGCCTTCTTCGAGTACAACGATACGCAGGCCGCCATCGTCAATACTTTCAAGCTCGGCATCCTGACCGCCACCGCCGGGACGCTCGTCGCCACCTTGCTCGCCTACATCACCAACCGCCAGCTTCTGCGCGGCTCGCGGTATCTCGTATTCTTCATCCTGGCACCGCTCGTGATTCCCGGCATCGTCCTCGCCGTCGGGCTCTTCATCGCTTACACGCGGCCGCCGATCGTTCTTTACGGCACCGTCTGGATCCTCTTCATCGCGTATCTCACGAAGGAGATGCCGATCGGCTATTCGCAGACCGAGAGCACGTTCAAGAGCATCCATCCGGAGCTGGAGGACGCGACGCGAATCATCGGCGCCAACCGCTTGCGCGCATTGAAGGACGTGACCGTGCCGCTGGCGCGCTCCGGTCTCATCGCGGCGTGGTCGTTTATCTTCATCGGCGTCATCCGCGAGCTCAGCGCGTCGATTCTACTATTCACGCCGAGCTCGAAGGTCGTCTCGGTGGTGATCTTCGACTTGAAGGAAGAAGGCCAGATCGGCGCGATCGCGGTGCTGGGCATTCTTCTCCTCGCCGTCTCGTTTCTCGTGATCCTTGCCGTTCAATGGCTCGTCGGCAGAGACGTCTTCATGGGCCGGGGAAGGGAATAGTTCTTGGCTACCGTCTCTCTCCGAGGATTGACCAAGCGGTTCACCGAGGCCGCGGCGGCGGTGAGCGATCTTACGCTGGAGATCGCCGACGGCGAGTTCGTCTCGCTGCTGGGACCGTCG
The Candidatus Binatia bacterium DNA segment above includes these coding regions:
- a CDS encoding extracellular solute-binding protein, which codes for MKQSVGLLTIALLLVSASGSFAQDAALVDAAKKEKKVIWYTSLAIPSSTAFAHFFMKKYPEIDVEVHRAGSQRVLQRVMQEADAGIKNVDVVHTSDAGHFTLLKDKGLIMKYVPKSSEPFPAGFKDSGGYYYGLRATLSVIAYNPKIIADKDAPKTWKDLLNAKWRGKEVTAHPGYSGIIMTHVLALVKQFGWEYFQELAKNKVHITQSANDPAGVVASGERPVGVNGAEYFYYKTLKQGNPLKIVYPKEGVPLVVSPTAIAAAAPHPNAAKLFTEYILTKESQQVLADKEGLYTGHPEVTYPKDKPLLKDLKLLTVDADELQKRNEEIKKRFTEFFGA
- a CDS encoding iron ABC transporter permease; protein product: MPVSETTTAETIREERGFSLRGFDPTLPVWIGAALFVVFLMLMPLGSIFVTSLYNESGLSLRNYLDVFTEPAYLKAIWNTLVISFWVGMIAVLIGALLGWLVTRTDLPFKRSVRALVMASFVTPPFLGAFAWTLLAGPNAGLLNNWYRSLTGTEGALFNIFTMEGLIFVMAIYSFPYVFSMIANVCELISSDLEDAANILGANKWKIALTITLPLTAPALLGGFIVAFLHSLSLFGAPAILGLPAGIHTITTQIWAFFQYPPRLDLAAAFSVPLLLATVGFIALQKKMLGRKGYSTVGGKGGQKRLLRLGKLRYPALLLVLVVLSFSVFLPYWILLKAALSKAWAMPLTLDNFTWGNFSFAFFEYNDTQAAIVNTFKLGILTATAGTLVATLLAYITNRQLLRGSRYLVFFILAPLVIPGIVLAVGLFIAYTRPPIVLYGTVWILFIAYLTKEMPIGYSQTESTFKSIHPELEDATRIIGANRLRALKDVTVPLARSGLIAAWSFIFIGVIRELSASILLFTPSSKVVSVVIFDLKEEGQIGAIAVLGILLLAVSFLVILAVQWLVGRDVFMGRGRE